CCACAGCAACGATCGGCCGCCTCAGCAATGGAGGCACGGAACATGGTCCACTCGGACTCaatgtcccccacctccctcgggacatggttgaagcttgaccggaggtgggagttgaaactccttctgacaggggactccgccagacgttcccagcacaccctcacgatccgtttgggtctgccaggtctgactggcatcctcccccaccatcggagccaactcaccaccaggtggtgatcggtTGACAGCTCCGCCCCTCTCTTCGCCCGAGTGTCCAGGACATGCGGCCGCAAGTCCGACGATACGACAACAAAGTCGATCATCGAACTGCGACCTAGGGTGTCCTGGTGCCAAGTGCACATATGGACACCCTTATGCCTGAGCATGGTGTTCGTTATGGACAATCTGTgacgagcacagaagtccaataacagaacaccactcgggttcagatcgggggggccgttcctcccaatcacgcctctccaggtctcactgtcattgccaacgtgagcgttgaagtcccccagcagaACTATGGAATCCCCAGAAGGGGCGCTCTCCAGCACCCCCTCCAAGGATTCCAGAAAGGGCGGATACTCCGAACTGCTGTTCGGCCCGTAGGCACAAACAACAGTGAGGAACCATCCCCCCACCCGAAGGTGAAGGGAGGCCACCCTCTCGTCCACCGGggtaaacttcaacacacagtCACCAAGCCGAGGCGCAATGagtattgacacccctgctcggcgcctctcaccattggcaactccagagtggaagagagtccaacccctctcgagAGGGCTGGTTCCAGAGCCCCTGCTGTGTGTCGAGGTGAGGCCGACTATATCAAGTCGGAACTTCTCAACCTCGCACACCAGCTCAGGCTCCTTCCCTGCCAGAGTGGTGACGTTCCACGTCCCTAGAGCCAGCTTGTGTAGCCGGGGGTCGGTACGCCAGGCTCCCCGCCCCTGGCCGCCGCCCAACACACATGGCACCGGACCCCTATGGCCCCTCCTGCGGGTGGTGGGCCATAGGTGACTAATCTAGTACTACAAAATGCTAAATCTCACATTGAAGGTGCAAGTAAAGATGAGATTGCATGGCCTGATGCTAGCTCTATATTTACATCATCTAGCACCACCAGTGTCTCACTACGAAGCCAGTCTAAGACAAGTACAGCTGTTTCAAATGTCTCCTCTGCCAAAAGacaagaagctgctgcagagtaTGAAGCTACAAAGGCTGTACTGAAGATAATGACTGAAcaagagagacacagaaaaaagGTACAAATGCTCGAAGAAGAAGACAAACGCATAACTGCAGAGCAAGAAGCCGCTGCGACGTCACAGCGCCTCctagaagagaaggaggaagctGAACGCAagctaaaacaagaacaagaGAAAGCTTCCCTGATAAGGCAACAACAAGAGGAAAGTGCTGCAAGGAGAAATTCAGTTGAAGATCTCAAAAGAGAAATTGAAAGATTGGAAAATCTCAAAAGACTTAGTGCAGCAAAGGCAAAACTACAAGTTTATGATGAAGACTACTTTTCAGTGAAGCAAGAATGTGACATTGTTAACCCCGCAAATGTACAGGTAACATTGCTCAAGAACACTGCTGATCAATCCTTACAACCACCAAGAGAGTCAAACGTCACTCATGAGAGTATAGGTGAGCTTGTAAAAGTTTTAGCAGAAGCTATGTCAGCCAATAGACTATCTATTCCAGAGCCTTCAGTGTTTAGTGGGGATCCACTTAAGTTTAAGCATTGGAAAGCCTCTTTTCAGACACTTATTGAAAGAAAGAACATTCCCACTGCAGAAAAGATATTTTTCTTACAGAAGTATGTCGGTGGCTCTGTAAAGGAAGCCTGAGATGGTTACTTTCTGATAGGTACTGAAGATTCATATGAAGCTGCATGGTGTATGCTCAATGATCGCTATGGTGAGCCTTTTGTCATTGCTAAGGCCTTTAGAGACAAGTTACACTCCTGGCCGAAAATCACTGGAAAAGACAGTTCAGAGTTAAGAAAGTTTGTGGACTTTTTACAAAGTTGCCAATCCGCGATGAGTAACAATGAGAATCTGAACATCCTCAATGATGGTATTGAGAACCAGAGACTTACTGCTAAGCTACCAGACTGGTTAGGTAACAGATGGAACAGAAAGGCCACAGAGTACCAGCTGGAGCACAAACAGTTTCcacatttcagttattttgtaaCTTTCCTGTCAATGGAGGCAAGTATTGCATGTAACCCCATTACATCTTACCAAGCCATAAGACAAAGTGACTTTGATAAACCAAGGATCAAGCTTCAACTCACACCTATTCACAAGAGACAAGATGCAGCAAAAATCTTCACGACAAACACCAGTGAGAAAAGTAAATTttcctgtgtgttttgtaaaaagacaggACACAGCTTACACAAGTGTCGCATGTTTACAGAGAAACCAGTCGCTGAGAGAGTGAAGTTCATTCAAACTGAGAAATTATGTTTTGGCTGTTTGAATAGTGGTCATCTTTCCAAGAACTGCAGTAACCGGATGAAATGTGACATATGTACAAAACGACATCCCACATGCCTGCACgaagaaagacaaagacaagagacaaaacaagaacaagaacaaccTAAAGGACAACAAGCAAGTGAACAGAAAGCAAGTACTCAACAAGTAACCACACAGTCACAAGACATTGTAAATGAAAGTACGTCTAACAGAGTAACTCATGAAAGCAGTATTACACAGACATCTGCAATAGTACCTGTGTATGTATCCACACAAAGTGAGCCAAGCAAAGAAGTACTTGTCTATGCCCTGCTGGATACCCAGAGTGATTCATCATTCATTCTCAATGAAGTAGCAGACAACTTAGACACAACTAAAACGCAAGTTAAACTCAAACTATCTACAATGTCATCTAAGAAAGCAACAGTTCAATGCACAAAACTTGAAGCTCTGCAAATAAGAGGACTGTTTTCCAAGAAGAAACTCACTGTGCCGATTGTGTACACACGTGACTTTATACCTGCTAATCGTAGTCACATTCCTACTCCAGATACAGCAAGGGCCTGGCCACATTTGGAGCATCTCACTGAAAACATTGCTCCACCACTGGACTGTGAAATAGGGCTTCTGTTAGGGTACAACTGCCCACAAGCTTTAATGCCTAGAGAAGTTGTATGTGGAGAAGAAAACCAACCATATGCTCAGAAAACAGATTTAGGCTGGAGCATAAGTTATTGTAATTCATCTGATGCAGTCAGTGATGTTATTGGAGTAAGTCACCGCATCATTGTAAAACAAGTAATTCCAGAGACTGAACCAGCCTCAAAGCTGAAGAATGAAGTTCACTACATTTGCAAGACACAAATAAAGGAAGTAACATTTCCAGATGTGCTCAAAGCACTTGAATCAGACTTCACAGAAAGAGCAGTTGATGAGACAAGTATCTCACAAGAAGATCTTCGCTTCTTAACAAAGCTACACGAAGGGATTAAACAAAAGCAGGACGGACATTATGAAATGCCACTGCCTTTCAAAGGTGACAGACCAAAGCTTCCCAATAACATGTCAAGTGCAATGCAACGTTTAAACAGTCTCGAACGAAGACTCAAAAGGGATCAACGGTACTTTACTGATTATGTAAATTTTATGGAGGACATAATCGCATgtggtgatgcagaaaaggtgCCAGACGAACTCTGTAATACCCCTGCCTGGTATATACCCCATCACGGGGTATACCACCCTCAAAAGCCCGGCAAGATACGTGTAGTCTTTGATGGCTCTGCACAATATCAAGACACTTCACTGAACGAGCACCTGCTTACAGGGCCTGACCTCACAAACACCTTGGTGGGAGTACTCTGTCAGTTTAGGAAGGGCTCAGTTGCTGTGATGTGTGACGTGGAACGTATGTTTCACCAGTTCCATGTAACACCACAAGACCAGGACTACTTACGCTTTCTATGGTGGGAGCATGGTGATTTGAGCTCTCAGCCCTCAGTCTTTCGCATGAAGGTGCATCTCTTTGGCGCCGCTTCTTCACCTGGCTGTGCCAACTTTGGTTTAAGACATTTAGCCTCACAAGGTGAAACTCAGTTTGGCCCAAGCACAGTTAAGTTCATTCAGAAGAATTTTTATGTAGACGATGGACTTGTAAGTGTCACATCAGAAGCCGAAGCAATAAAACTAGTCAAAGAAGCAAGAGAGTTGTGCAGCACAGGTAAACTAAGGCTACATAAGTTTATATCGAACAGTGAAAATGTGATTAAGTCATTACCAAGAGAAGAGTGTGCTGAAAGTGTTAAGGATTTGGACTTAGCACTAGGAGAACCATTAATGGAAAGAGCACTCGGTGTACAGTGGTGCATTTCTTCTGATAAGTTTCAGTTCAGAATAACAGTGAAAGAGCACCCAATGACCAAAAGAAGGATTCTGTGCACGGTAGCATCAGTTTATGACCCACTGGGATTTGTGGCGCCGTTCACCTTAAGAGGAAAGCAAATCCTACAACAGTTATGTCAAGAGAAAGCTGGTTGGGATGAGCCGCTCTCAGACCAACTCCGAACACAATGGGAATCCTGGCTTCAAGATCTTCAAAACTTGTCAAAAGTGAGAATTCCAAGATGTATCTTACcaccaaacacagaaattaaacaGTGTGAACTACACCACTTTTCGGATGCCAGTGTCACAGGCTACGGACAATGTAGTTATTTAAGATCAGTCACTTCCAATGGAAAAGTTCATTGTGCCCTAGTCTTGGGAAAGGCACGCGTAGCGCCAAGCAAGGTCACTACAGTCCCTAGACTTGAGTTAGCGGCTGCAGTAGTCGCAGCAAGGACAAGTCTAATGTTAAGAAATGAACTGGAAATGGATAATCTGCAAGAACATTTCTGGACAGATTCAAAAGTTGTGTTAGGATATGTGAATAATGATGCAAAGagatttcatgtgtttgtggCGAACAGGATCCAGAGAATTAAGTCACTCACAGATCCAAAACAGTGGCATCATGTGCCATCTGAAAGTAATCCTGCAGACCATGCATCAAGAGGGTTAAGTGTTCAACAGCTACTCAATTCTAACTGGTTTAAAGGTCCAGAGTTTTTGTGGCAAGGTGACCTACCCATTGAAACGGACAAAGTTACTGAAGTTATGCCTGATGATCCAGAGTTGAAAACAGTACATGTGCTCAATACCAAAGTACGACAAGAAAAGAGAACAATGCTTGATTGTCTCGCCAAATTTTCAGACTGGAAAAGAGCTGTTAAAGCTATTGCTCGTCTCAGAAAATTTGTGAAGGATTTCAAAGGAGTCACACAAACAAAAGGTGAAAACACAAGTGTTGAAGACAGACAAGAAGCAGAACTGTTCATAATAAAACTTGcacaagaaaacacattcaGCAAGGAAATCAAGGACTTAACTCAAGGAAAGGACATTCAACTGAAGGACAAGACACACAAGTTGTACAGCTTAAGTCCCTTTGTTGATGAGCAGGGAGTACTTAGGGTGGGAGGACGTTTAACAAGATCAAGTCTTCACCCACACATCAAACATCCTGCCATTATTCCGAAATCAAGTCATGTCTCAACTCTACTCATTAAACACTTCCATGAGAAAGTGCAACATCAAGGAAGAGGATTAACTGTCAACGAGCTGCGCTCCAATGGACTGTGGAtcacaggatgcagcagcgcgGTTGCTTCACACATCTTCAAGTGCACTACCTGTAGACGGTACAGGAGAAATACTCAAGATCAACGaatgtcagatttacctgaGGACAGAATGGAAACAACACCCCCATTCTCCTATCGTGGTATTGACTGTTTTGGACCTTTTTATGTAAAAGACGGTAGAAAAGAACTTAAAAGGTATGGTCTTCTTTTTACGTGTATGTGTTCAAGGTCAATACATATTGAAATGTTAGAGGATCTTACTAGTGATGCTTTTATTAATGCATTacgttgttttatttctatacGTGGACATGTAAGACAAATCAGGTGTGACCAAGGCACAAATTTTATTGGTGCTAAGGGAGAGTTTTTGAATGCGATGAAAGACTTTGACAAAGAGCAGTTGAAACAATACGGATGCAAATTTGTTCTCAACACCCCATCTTCAAGCCACATGGGAGGGGTTTGGGAGAGGCAAATAAGAACTATTAGAAGTGTGTTAACAGCTATTTTAGATCAAGCATCCAAGAGACTTGATAGTACCTCCCTCAGAACATTTCTTTATGAAGTAATGGCTATTGTGAATAGTAGACCATTGACAGTGGAAAACCTTAACGACCCAAACATGGAACCTTTAACACCTAATCATATTCTTATGATGAAATCCAATATCATTTTGCCTCCTCCTGGTGAGTTTATCAGTCAGGACTTGTATCTAAGAAAGAGATGGCGAAAGGTTCAGCTTTTAGCCAACGAGTTCTGGACAAGATGGAAGAAAGAGTATCTTCTCAATCTTCAACAGAGACACATATGGCAAAAGGATAAAAGGAATGCACAGGTTAATGACATTGTTGTTCTTCAAGATGATAATTCTCCAAGAAATCAATGGAAACTTGCAAGAGTAACAGAAGTGTATCCAAGCGCAGATGGAAGAGTGCAAAAAGTACAACTGTTAATCAGTGACTCTACCTTGGATAAGGATGGAAAAAAGACTGTCAGACCAGTTTATTTAGATAGACCAGTTCACAAAACTGTGTTATTACTTGAAGCAGAGTAAATGATAAAACGTAAATATGTTATAATGTTGGTATATTTTGAAGTGAAATCACAATAAGTTTGTGATTTGGTGGGAGTTTTACAGCCAAAAAtttgttatttgtattttgttttaccttaagcatatttttttgtgtcactaggatgtttattttgaaagatgcaGCTAGCTAAACTCAGCTACGATCTCTGAGCCTGGACGCTGTGAGGTCATAAAGCCTCTCCGAACACTTCTGCTGACCGTTCCATGGattccacaaataaacacttggagcattttttgaaaaatggcctGGACGCCATTTTGTTTCCAAAAGTTTCAACACCAAATTCGAGAAAAATCCATGTCCTCAAACCAAAATATCAGTTTTCCCAAATGACTACAGCATTAAAAGCACATTCCATACATTTCCCTCAActtttcacataaaataaatatggaaattaCACCAAGAAACCGTCTGTATcaccaaaacagtttttcaaacaGGTCCTCAAACATTCTGTTACTTAACAAACTTTAAATTCAAcaatttattctaaattttCTCCTGAAATGGCGTCCAAGGTGTTTCTGAAGGTCAGTTTAGGAGTCATGCTCAGCAGAAACaccacttttattttcttacctgTGTGCTGACTCTCCAGGTCTGTCAGGcctccaaacagcagctgctcttctGTCTGATCCGTTTGTCCAGCGGGtcggttttcttcttcttctgtcagtaATCCACCGAGTTTGTTCTTCAACAAGGTCCATTCTTCAGATGCTTTCCAGCGTTTCAAATCTCCAGAGTCCAGCTCCCAGTTTCTCTAACAGCTCAGCTCCAAATCCAAGTGCAGAATGACAGTCGAAAGAGCAGCAGGTCTTTTATAGGAGTTCGGCTGCGCGTCATCGTTGTTTCCATGGCGTTAAGATGACGCACGCACGCGCATGTGCGTGACAGACGTTGATATGAAGTTAAATGTATGATCTATATCACTTCTACCTCTTCTTAAAGTCTTAAAAGTCAATAAAGACTTCTTTCACTGATGGATTCATTCTTTTAATGACACCACGGAGTTGCAGATGCCACAATGGGACACTTGAGGCACCTTTGACCACCATCTGCTACATTGAAACCATGTTGAACCACCGTCGAACTAAAAGCAACATAAAGAAGCAATAAGGCAAggcaaacaaacataaaactgcacaaacacagtATAGAAAACATACCTCGCTGGTTGACCACAACTTGAGGTAGAAATGAGGTCTTAACCTTTCTTAACAGCTTATTTTTCTggctgtaaaaaatgtcatgcTTCTCTGAGCTGAGGGCGTACATCACTAATTAGCGCACGGGCGGAACCAAGTACCTGAACAACAGTTCCTACTTGAGAcatctttcaaaaaatctgtggatgttctcagtcatccaggtcatgataagtctcaagcaagcataagttatggcaactggactaacctcgtgtgagtcgaaaacgtttcacctctcatccaagaggcttcttcagttctgaaagcctggtggggagtaccagatatttatccaccaggagggtggtggcaaaaaacaagtggacaaagacccgaaaccaacagactcgttaggtgttaatgtgagtcgttagcctttgatgggcggtcgttacccctcccagccctctaggagggtggttgggggtcacctgactgcaagtgggacagatggctgcacctccttgggagggctctaagaacggcgttgtaagtgggagacaagtggtgtctgaggccccctcctctgttcaaagatggccgttctagtttgacatgaatggcttcttttacccctctctcaaaccatctgtcctctctggctagaatgcgcaccttgtggtcatcaaaggagtgccccttctccttgaggtggaggtggactgctgagtcctggcctgtggtcgtggccctcctgtgttgtgccatgcgcttgtgtaatggctgcttagtctctccaatgtacaggtcagagcattcctcattgcactgcactgcgtacaccacattgctctgtttctcccttggaattttgtccttgggatggaccagcttttgcctcagagtgttgctgggcttgaagtgtactgggatctggtgggtgttaaagatcctcctgagtttctctgaaattcctgccacataggggatgacaatgttgtttctctttttgtggtcctcgtctttcttatcctccctgcgcttttttgctgttttgataaaagcccagtttggatagccacaagtttgaagagcagagtgaatatgtttgtgttcccttctttttccatccgcttctgatgggatgttctgtgctctgtgctttaaggtacggatcacccccaacttgtgttctagtgggtggtgtgaatcaaacaggaggtactggtctgtgtgagtgggttttctgtagacctcaatgttgagttccccattggtttcaatgcgtaccacgcaatctagaaaggccagacagttgtcttggacatcctctcttgtgaacttgatgtttttatccaccgagttgaggtgttctgtgaaaggttcgacctcacccttcctgatggtgacccatgtgtcatccacatatctgaaccagtgcctcggggagtggccactgaatgttctcagtgccacaatctccatttcttccatgtacaggttagctacaatgggggatacaggggatcccatggcacagccgtgtttttgcctgtagaaaccattgttgtactggaaataagtggtgctgaggcaaaggttaaggaggtcacacacctgttcgggggagaggttggtcctctcagacagagagttgtcaagcaacagttttctctttactgtctgtattgcatctccagtgggaatgcaagtaaaaagcgaagtcacgtcatatgaaaccatagtttcctcagggtctaagctgatttttctgacctcgtttgtaaagtccatcgagttccttatgtggtggggggtgtcccccaccaatggggaaaggatggtggcaagatacttagcaactctctgtctgagaggaccaacctctcccccgaacaggtgtgtgacctccttaacctttgcctcagcaccacttatttccagtacaacaatggtttctacaggcaaaaacacggctgtgccatgggatcccctgtatcccccattgtagctaacctgtacatggaagaaatggagattgtggcactgagaacattcagtggccactccccgaggcactggttcagatatgtggatgacacatgggtcaccatcaggaagggtgaggtcgaacctttcacagaacacctcaactcggtggataaaaacatcaagttcacaagagaggatgtccaagacaactgtctggcctttctagattgcgtggtacgcattgaaaccaatggggaactcaacattgaggtctacagaaaacccactcacacagaccagtacctcctgtttgattcacaccacccactagaacacaagttgggggtgatccgtaccttaaagcacagagcacagaacatcccatcagaagcggatggaaaaagaagggaacacaaacatattcactctgctcttcaaacttgtggctatccaaactgggcttttatcaaaacagcaaaaaagcgcagggaggataagaaagacgaggaccacaaaaagagaaacaacattgtcatcccctatgtggcaggaatttcagagaaactcaggaggatctttaacacccaccagatcccagtacacttcaagcccagcaacactctgaggcaaaagctggtccatcccaaggacaaaattccaagggagaaacagagcaatgtggtgtacgcagtgcagtgcaatgaggaatgctctgacctgtacattggagagactaagcagccattacacaagcgcatggcacaacacaggagggccacgaccacaggccaggactcagcagtccacctccacctcaaggagaaggggcactcctttgatgaccacaaggtgcgcattctagccagagaggacagatggtttgagagaggggtaaaagaagccattcatgtcaaactagaacggccatctttgaacagaggagggggcctcagacaccacttgtctcccacttacaacgccgttcttagagccctcccaaggaggtgcagccatctgtcccacttgcagtcaggtgacccccaaccaccctcctagagggctgggaggggtaacgaccgcccatcaaaggctaacgactcacattaacacctaacgagtctgttggtttcgggtctttgtccacttgttttttgccaccaccctcctggtggataaatatctggtactccccaccaggctttcagaactgaagaagcctcttggatgagaggtgaaacgttttcgactcacacgaggttagtccagttgccataacttatgcttgcttgagacttatcatgacctggatgactgagaacatccacagattttttgaaagatgTCTCAAGTAGGAACTGTTGTTCAGGTACTTGGTTCCGCCCGTGCGCTAATTAGTGATGTACGCCCTCAGCTCAGAGAAgcatgacattttttacagccAGAAAAATAAGCTGTTAAGAAAGGTTAAGACCTCATTTCTACCTCAAGTTGTGGTCAACCAGCGAGGTATGTTTTCTATactgtgtttgtgcagttttatgtttgtttgccTTGCCTTATTGCTTCTTTATGTTGCTTTTAGTTCGACGGTGGTTCAACATGGTTTCAATGTAGCAGATGGTGGTCAAAGGTGCCTCAAGTGTCCCATTGTGGCATCTGCAACTCCGTGGTGTCATTAAAAGAATGAATCCATCAGTGAAAGAAGTCTTTATTGACTTTTAAGACTTTAAGAAGAGGTAGAAGTGATATAGATCATACATTTAACTTCATATCAACGTCTGTCACGCACATGCGCGTGCGTGCGTCATCTTAACGCCATGGAAACAACGATGACGCGCAGCCGAACTCCTATAAAAGACCTGCTGCTCTTTCGACTGTCATTCTGCACTTGGATTTGGAGCTGAGCTGTTAGAGAAACTGGGAGCTGGACTCTGGAGATTTGAAACGCTGGAAAGCATCTGAAGAATGGACCTTGTTGAAGAACAAACTCGGTGGATtactgacagaagaagaagaaaaccgaCCCGCTGGACAAACGGATC
The nucleotide sequence above comes from Amphiprion ocellaris isolate individual 3 ecotype Okinawa chromosome 8, ASM2253959v1, whole genome shotgun sequence. Encoded proteins:
- the LOC129349463 gene encoding uncharacterized protein LOC129349463, translated to MLNDRYGEPFVIAKAFRDKLHSWPKITGKDSSELRKFVDFLQSCQSAMSNNENLNILNDGIENQRLTAKLPDWLGNRWNRKATEYQLEHKQFPHFSYFVTFLSMEASIACNPITSYQAIRQSDFDKPRIKLQLTPIHKRQDAAKIFTTNTSEKSKFSCVFCKKTGHSLHKCRMFTEKPVAERVKFIQTEKLCFGCLNSGHLSKNCSNRMKCDICTKRHPTCLHEERQRQETKQEQEQPKGQQASEQKASTQQVTTQSQDIVNESTSNRVTHESSITQTSAIVPVYVSTQSEPSKEVLVYALLDTQSDSSFILNEVADNLDTTKTQVKLKLSTMSSKKATVQCTKLEALQIRGLFSKKKLTVPIVYTRDFIPANRSHIPTPDTARAWPHLEHLTENIAPPLDCEIGLLLGYNCPQALMPREVVCGEENQPYAQKTDLGWSISYCNSSDAVSDVIGVSHRIIVKQVIPETEPASKLKNEVHYICKTQIKEVTFPDVLKALESDFTERAVDETSISQEDLRFLTKLHEGIKQKQDGHYEMPLPFKGDRPKLPNNMSSAMQRLNSLERRLKRDQRYFTDYVNFMEDIIACGDAEKVPDELCNTPAWYIPHHGVYHPQKPGKIRVVFDGSAQYQDTSLNEHLLTGPDLTNTLVGVLCQFRKGSVAVMCDVERMFHQFHVTPQDQDYLRFLWWEHGDLSSQPSVFRMKVHLFGAASSPGCANFGLRHLASQGETQFGPSTVKFIQKNFYVDDGLVSVTSEAEAIKLVKEARELCSTGKLRLHKFISNSENVIKSLPREECAESVKDLDLALGEPLMERALGVQWCISSDKFQFRITVKEHPMTKRRILCTVASVYDPLGFVAPFTLRGKQILQQLCQEKAGWDEPLSDQLRTQWESWLQDLQNLSKVRIPRCILPPNTEIKQCELHHFSDASVTGYGQCSYLRSVTSNGKVHCALVLGKARVAPSKVTTVPRLELAAAVVAARTSLMLRNELEMDNLQEHFWTDSKVVLGYVNNDAKRFHVFVANRIQRIKSLTDPKQWHHVPSESNPADHASRGLSVQQLLNSNWFKGPEFLWQGDLPIETDKVTEVMPDDPELKTVHVLNTKVRQEKRTMLDCLAKFSDWKRAVKAIARLRKFVKDFKGVTQTKGENTSVEDRQEAELFIIKLAQENTFSKEIKDLTQGKDIQLKDKTHKLYSLSPFVDEQGVLRVGGRLTRSSLHPHIKHPAIIPKSSHVSTLLIKHFHEKVQHQGRGLTVNELRSNGLWITGCSSAVASHIFKCTTCRRYRRNTQDQRMSDLPEDRMETTPPFSYRGIDCFGPFYVKDGRKELKRYGLLFTCMCSRSIHIEMLEDLTSDAFINALRCFISIRGHVRQIRCDQGTNFIGAKGEFLNAMKDFDKEQLKQYGCKFVLNTPSSSHMGGVCQASKQQLLFCLIRLSSGSVFFFFCQ